The genomic interval cattattattaagtcacaacttctctgtaccttggtacctttgcacatagcaagcgcttaataaatgccatttaaagcccaccacctgatcaccttgtaacctcccccagcgcttagagcagtgctttgcacatagtaagcgcttaataaatgccatcattattattaagtcacaacttctctgtacctttgcacacagcaagcgcttaataaatgccattttttaagaaaaaaagaccGCTGCCCTTGGTGATGGGGAGAGCGAGGTCTGGGGGGGGCGccgactgatcaccttgtaacctcccccagcgcttagagcagtgctttgcacatagtaagcgcttagtaaatgccatcattattattaagtcacttctctgtaccgctgtacctttgcacatagcaagcgcttaataaatgccatttttttaaaaaaaaaaaaagaccgctGCCCTTGGTGATGGGGAGAGCGAGGTCCGGGGGGGCGccgactgatcaccttgtaacctcccccagcgcttagagcagtgctttgcacatagtaagcgcttagtaaatgccatcattattattaagtcacttaacttctctgtacctttgcacatagcaagcgcttaatgccattttttaagaaaaaaagaccGCTGCCCTTGGTGATGGGGAGAGCGAGGTCAGGGGGGGTgctgactgatcaccttgtaacctcccccagcgcttagagcagtgctttgcacatagtaagcgcttagtaaatgccctcattattattaagtcacttctctgtacctcggtacctctgcacatagcaagcgcttaataaatgccattttttaagaaaaaaagaccGCTGCCCTTGGTGATGGGGAGAGCGAGGTCCCCGGGGGGCActgactgatcaccttgcagcctcccccagcgcttagagcagtgctttgcacatagtaagcgcttagtaaatgccgtcattattattaagtcacttaacttctctgtacctttgcacacagcgagcgcttaattttttttaaaaaagagaccaCTGCCCTTGGTGATGGGGAGAGCGAGGTCCGGGGGGGCGccgactgatcaccttgtaacctcccccagcgcttagagcagtgctttgcacatagtaagcacttaatgccatcattattattaagtcacaacttctctgtaccttggtacatttgcacatagcaagcgcttaataaatgccattatttttttaaaaaaagaccgcTGCCCTTGGTGATGGGGAGAGCGAGGTCCGGGGGGGGCGccgactgatcaccttgtaacctcccccggtgcttagagcagtgctttgcacatagtaagcgcttaataaatgccatcattattattaagtcatgcacatagtaagcgcttaataaatgccatcattattattaagtcacaacttctctgtacctttgcacacagcaagcgcttaataaatgccattttttttaaaaaaaaaaagaccgctGCCCTTGGTGATGGGGAGAGCGAGGTCCAGGGGGGCactgactgatcaccttgtaacctcccccagcgcttagagcagtgctttgcacatagtaagcgcttaataaatgccatcattattattaagtcatgcacatagtaagcgcttaataaatgccatcattattattaagtcacaacttctctgtacctttgcacacagcaagcgcttaataaatgccattttttttaaaaaaaaaaagaccgctGCCCTTGGTGATGGGGAGAGCGAGGTCCAGGGGGGCactgactgatcaccttgtaacctcccccagcgcttagagcagtgctttgcacatagtaagcgcttaacaaatgaagtcacaacttctctgtaccttggtacctttcacatagcaagcgcttaataaatgccattttttaagaaaaaaagaccGCTGCCCTTGGTGATGGGGAGAGCGAGGTCCGGGGGTGGGGCGCTGACTGAGCACCCCTCCCCGTCCCGACCCCCGCCGCAGGCGGAGAACATCGTGCTGCTGGAGCTGGACATGCCGAGCCGGACCACCCGCGACTACGAGGGGCCCACCGTCTCCCCCAGAGTCCAGGCGGCCCTGGAAGCCGCCCTGCAGGAGGAGGGCGAGATCCAAGTAGACGCCTCCGGCCTCGCCGGCTCCCTCACCAAGAAGCCCAAGGCCCGGTGAGGCGGCGCGGGGgtgggcggcggcggggcgggaggCGGGCGAGGCGAGGGGCTACGACGGCCACGGACTTAAAATCCCCTCCCGTCGCCCCCCGACCGCGGACAGGCCGAAGGTGGTCCGGAAGGCCGCGGCCTCCCCGCTCTCCCCAGGGACGTCCGCCGGATCTCTGCTCTACCCGCAATCCCGGGGCCTGGTTCCCAAATAAAGCCGggaccccagcccctccccgtcGTGGAGCGACGGACCCCGGGGGACCCCCCAACTCGGCCGGCCTCTCTCCCCTCGCCGCCCCGGCCAGCTTAGCCGGACAACCGGGGGAAAGGCCGGGgtccccccgtcccgtccccttcCCGCTCCTTGCCGTCGGTCGCGGGGGGACGCCGGCCTCCCCGAGAGCCCCGCGGCGCCAAGAGAGACGGCGGCGGCCGGGAAGTCGTCGGGAAAAAGACGCTCGTGGCCTGGCGGGATGGGGCGCGAATCCGGCCCATCTGACCGTCGTCCGGGGGCTCCTGGGAGCGGCgggaagatcagggctggaatcGAGGGGGCTCCGGGATGCGGATGGGCGACGGAAGCCCCCCAGACGCCACCGGCCCGCGTGGGCCGTCGGAGGGGAGCCCCCCAACTTCACGCTCTGACCGTCGTCTGGGGGTTCCTGGGAACGGCGGGAAGATCCGGGCTGGAATGGAGGGGGCTCCGGGATGCGGATGGGCGACGGGCTCCTCGACAGGAAGCCCCCCAGATGCCACCGGCCCGCGTGGGCCGTCGGAGGGGAGCCCCCCAACTTCACGCTCTGACCGTCGTCTGGGGGTTCCTGGGAGCGGCGGGAAGATCCAGGCTGGAATCGAGGGGGGCTTcgggatgtggatgggcaatggGCTCCTCGACAGGAAGCCCCCCAGACGCCACCAGCCCGCGTGGGCCGTCGGAGGGGAGCCCCCCATCTTCACGCTCTGACCGTCGTCTGGGCATTCCTGGGAGCGGCGGGAAGATCCGGGCTGGAATCGAGGGGGCTCCCAGGGGGCTCCGGGACAAGGATGGGCGACGGGCTCCTCGACAGGAAGCCCCCCCAGACGCCACCAGCCCTCGTGGGCTGTTGGAGGGGAGCCCCCCAACTTCACGCTCTGACCGTCGTCTGGGGGTTCCTGGGAGCGGCGGGAAGATCCGGGCTGGAATCGAGGGGGCTCCCGGGGGGCTCCGGGACAAGGATGGGCGACGGGCTCCTCGACAGGAAGCCCCCCAGACGCCACCAGCCCCCCAACTTCACACCGAGTCCCCTTCCCCTGACCCCTTTCTGGTCACCCACCCTTGTGGGAACCGGGGGAGGCGGAAGGGTCcggacttcctcctcctcctcctcctcctcgcccttcaGCTTGGAAGCGGGGCCGCGGTTCCGTTTCGGGGGGCGTTCCGAAGCGGGGGCAGGCCTCTTCGGACCCCTTCCCCAAGACACGGAAGCAGAGACCACCGAGGAGAACCAGGCCGGGGAACGGACGCGGCCCAGCTGCCGCCGGGGAGCCACGTCTCACAGGACGGTGGGTTTTGC from Tachyglossus aculeatus isolate mTacAcu1 chromosome 8, mTacAcu1.pri, whole genome shotgun sequence carries:
- the LOC119931675 gene encoding collagen alpha-1(I) chain-like, producing MGRESGPSDRRPGAPGSGGKIRAGIEGAPGCGWATEAPQTPPARVGRRRGAPQLHALTVVWGFLGTAGRSGLEWRGLRDADGRRAPRQEAPQMPPARVGRRRGAPQLHALTVVWGFLGAAGRSGLESRGLPGGSGTRMGDGLLDRKPPRRHQPPNFTPSPLPLTPFWSPTLVGTGGGGRVRTSSSSSSSSPFSLEAGPRFRFGGRSEAGAGLFGPLPQDTEAETTEENQAGERTRPSCRRGATSHRTVGFAGGRGPTS